In Prunus dulcis chromosome 1, ALMONDv2, whole genome shotgun sequence, the following are encoded in one genomic region:
- the LOC117629634 gene encoding uncharacterized protein LOC117629634: MFLPLLALYIYIIVHLCHCLCPSQKPNSQHKKQAVMEVVIPTRTAMDFDFNSARSSPCVTAPSTPRRFGEFYMSAPTSPTRMSDFYREFEEFSNSNWEDDEPPTHEGATPKSPKSPKDEFGFEDFAFDVSEEVERTSLSAEELFDGGVIRPFKPPPATNTPRTPSFFRQVLSPRWKKGKDHPLGPSSTTQMDNTTKRSDQHQRGRDRTPAALSSSVSGHRATRSLSPLRVSEYQWEEEEKQQQQQQQQQNNRQLAPKAMFSPSAAASASKASKKWKLRDFLLFRSASEGRATDKDPFRKYSNLFKKNEDVKNSSFRSIDSPAATSSRRRGPVSAHELHYTMNKAVSNDMKKKTFLPYKQGILGRLAFNPAVSALANGFGSLSRS; this comes from the coding sequence ATGTTCCTTCCTCTACTTGccctctatatatatattattgttcACCTTTGTCATTGTCTTTGTCCCTCTCAAAAACCAAACTCTCAACACAAGAAGCAAGCAGTCATGGAGGTGGTGATACCAACCAGAACAGCCATGGATTTCGACTTCAATAGCGCCCGATCTTCGCCATGTGTGACGGCTCCTTCGACGCCAAGGCGGTTCGGGGAGTTCTACATGAGTGCACCAACAAGCCCAACTAGGATGTCTGACTTTTACAGGGAGTTTGAAGAGTTCTCCAACAGCAATTGGGAAGACGATGAGCCGCCAACTCATGAAGGAGCCACACCAAAATCTCCCAAATCGCCTAAGGATGAGTTTGGCTTTGAGGACTTCGCATTTGATGTTAGTGAGGAGGTGGAAAGAACTTCTCTCTCAGCTGAAGAGCTTTTCGATGGCGGCGTTATCCGACCCTTTAAGCCTCCTCCTGCAACTAACACCCCGAGAACTCCATCCTTTTTCCGTCAAGTTCTTTCGCCTAGATGGAAAAAGGGTAAAGACCATCCACTTGGGCCGTCGTCCACGACCCAAATGGAcaacaccacaaagagaagTGATCAGCACCAAAGAGGAAGAGACAGAACTCCTGCTGCCTTGTCATCCTCTGTTTCGGGCCATAGAGCAACAAGGTCCCTATCTCCTTTGAGGGTTTCGGAGTATCaatgggaagaagaagaaaaacaacaacagcaacagcagcaacaacaaaacaacagACAGTTAGCTCCAAAAGCCATGTTTTCTCCCTCTGCTGCTGCTTCAGCTTCAAAGGCTTCAAAGAAATGGAAACTGAGAGACTTTCTGCTGTTTCGAAGCGCATCAGAAGGAAGAGCAACAGATAAAGATCCATTCCGAAAGTACTCAAATCTGTTCAAGAAAAACGAAGATGTCAAGAACTCCAGCTTCAGGTCCATAGACAGCCCGGCGGCCACGAGCTCAAGAAGAAGAGGGCCAGTTTCAGCTCATGAGTTGCATTACACTATGAACAAAGCAGTGTCTAatgatatgaagaagaagaccttCTTACCTTACAAGCAAGGCATTTTGGGTCGATTGGCCTTCAATCCtgctgtcagtgcacttgccAATGGCTTTGGGTCTCTTTCACGGTCCTGA